The following proteins are co-located in the Streptomyces bottropensis ATCC 25435 genome:
- a CDS encoding GDSL-type esterase/lipase family protein, producing MNGLPADADLVTITAGGNDLGYISSMVRLGTAGRLSSRPLCRPLATALKRRGVPRPSEDDIDRATANLSRVVEETRRRAKRARVLLVDYLTVIGPDTRSSRETPLDEATLGEFRRLGDQVAEVFARTAPRTGAELVTVGKRSREHALGSAEPWVTGLPERLHGSALMGAFHPNGAGMRAVADAIAAHLR from the coding sequence TTGAACGGGCTGCCGGCAGACGCCGACCTGGTGACCATCACCGCCGGGGGCAACGACCTCGGCTACATCAGCAGCATGGTGCGCCTGGGCACGGCGGGCCGACTCTCGTCCCGCCCTCTCTGCCGGCCACTGGCCACCGCGCTGAAACGGCGTGGGGTTCCGCGTCCGTCGGAGGACGACATCGATCGGGCGACGGCGAACCTCTCCCGCGTCGTCGAGGAGACCCGAAGGCGGGCGAAGCGTGCGCGGGTGCTCCTGGTCGACTACCTCACGGTGATCGGCCCCGACACCCGATCCAGCCGCGAAACCCCCTTGGACGAAGCCACCTTGGGGGAGTTCCGCCGACTGGGCGACCAGGTCGCCGAAGTCTTCGCCCGCACGGCGCCCCGCACCGGCGCGGAACTCGTCACCGTGGGAAAGCGCAGTCGCGAGCACGCTCTCGGATCGGCCGAACCCTGGGTGACCGGACTCCCGGAACGCCTGCACGGCTCCGCCCTCATGGGCGCGTTCCACCCCAACGGCGCCGGAATGCGCGCCGTGGCAGACGCGATTGCCGCGCACCTGAGATGA
- a CDS encoding helix-turn-helix transcriptional regulator — translation MLGSMTANLPLNELGEFLKTRRSELSPRTVGLPETHKPRRVTGLRREEVAQLASISTDYYTRLEQGRMQASAPVLDVLARVLRLDDDERGYLFQLAGKTTNRTRRRGRQKVQPQLQRVLNDLTATPAVVQGRRGDILAWNALAAALVTDFSRLAEKHRNYPRIIFTDPAMRTLYADWERSAHIAVAQLRMEAAKYPEDPRLIELVGELSLRDTQFARWWGDHHVAARTVGTKTLNHPVVGELVLDWDTLTANTDPDQHLTVWTALPGSPTHERLRILASWAADQNLPASSPVG, via the coding sequence ATGCTGGGCAGCATGACCGCCAACCTTCCCCTCAATGAGCTGGGAGAATTCCTCAAGACGCGCCGCTCCGAGCTGAGCCCGCGCACAGTCGGACTGCCCGAGACCCACAAGCCCCGGCGGGTGACCGGGCTGCGCCGCGAGGAGGTCGCCCAGCTCGCCAGCATCAGCACCGACTACTACACCCGCCTCGAACAGGGCCGCATGCAGGCATCGGCGCCCGTCCTGGACGTCCTCGCCCGCGTCCTCCGTCTGGACGACGACGAGCGCGGCTACCTCTTCCAGCTCGCCGGCAAGACCACCAACCGCACCCGGCGCCGTGGCCGCCAGAAGGTCCAGCCGCAGCTGCAGCGGGTCCTGAACGACCTCACCGCCACTCCGGCCGTCGTGCAGGGCCGGCGCGGGGACATCCTTGCCTGGAACGCGCTGGCCGCCGCCCTGGTCACCGACTTCTCCCGCCTCGCGGAAAAGCACCGCAACTACCCGCGGATCATCTTCACCGACCCCGCCATGCGCACCCTGTACGCCGACTGGGAGCGTTCCGCGCACATCGCCGTCGCCCAACTGCGCATGGAGGCCGCGAAGTATCCCGAGGACCCTCGCCTGATCGAGCTGGTCGGTGAACTGTCCCTGCGCGACACGCAGTTCGCCCGCTGGTGGGGCGATCACCACGTCGCCGCCCGCACCGTGGGCACGAAGACCCTCAACCATCCCGTCGTCGGCGAACTCGTCCTGGACTGGGACACCCTCACCGCCAACACCGACCCCGACCAGCACCTGACCGTCTGGACCGCCCTGCCCGGCTCCCCCACCCACGAACGGCTGCGCATCCTTGCCTCCTGGGCCGCCGACCAGAACCTGCCCGCCTCCTCCCCCGTCGGCTGA
- a CDS encoding zinc-dependent alcohol dehydrogenase family protein translates to MHGAVIHAPGDVRFETLDDPKILRPTDAVIRTAATCVCGSDLWPYRGAEPIGDPHPMGHEYVGIVEEVGSEVTNVRPGQFVVGSFATSDNTCVNCQGGWQSSCLNREFMSTCQADYVRIPNAHGTLVATDEHPDAELVPSLLAVSDVMGTGWYAALAAEVKPGSTAVVVGDGAVGLCGVIAAKELGAERIIAMSRHESRQKLALEFGATDIISGRGDEGIARVKDLTGGIGADSVLECVGTAESMRQALHSTRPGGNVGFVGVPHEVAIDGQELFFSQVGLRGGPAPVRRFLPDLIDRVLTGRINPGKVFDLTLPLDQVAEGYKAMDERRAIKTLLKP, encoded by the coding sequence ATGCACGGAGCAGTCATTCACGCCCCCGGCGATGTGCGCTTCGAGACCCTGGACGACCCGAAGATCCTCCGGCCGACCGATGCCGTCATCCGCACGGCCGCCACCTGTGTGTGCGGTTCGGACCTGTGGCCCTATCGCGGCGCGGAACCGATCGGCGACCCGCACCCGATGGGGCACGAGTACGTCGGCATCGTCGAGGAGGTCGGCAGTGAGGTCACCAACGTCAGGCCGGGTCAGTTCGTGGTCGGCTCCTTCGCCACCTCCGACAATACCTGCGTGAACTGCCAGGGCGGCTGGCAGTCCTCCTGTCTGAACCGCGAGTTCATGAGCACCTGCCAGGCCGACTACGTGCGCATCCCCAACGCCCACGGCACCCTCGTCGCCACCGACGAGCACCCGGACGCCGAACTGGTACCGAGCCTGCTCGCCGTCTCGGACGTGATGGGCACCGGCTGGTACGCGGCTCTCGCCGCCGAGGTGAAGCCCGGCTCGACGGCCGTCGTGGTCGGCGACGGAGCGGTCGGCCTGTGCGGTGTCATCGCCGCGAAGGAACTCGGCGCCGAGCGGATCATCGCCATGTCCCGGCACGAGTCCCGGCAGAAGCTCGCCCTGGAGTTCGGCGCGACCGACATCATCAGCGGACGCGGCGACGAAGGCATCGCCCGCGTCAAGGATCTCACCGGCGGCATCGGCGCCGACTCCGTGCTGGAGTGCGTCGGAACGGCCGAGTCCATGCGGCAGGCCCTGCACTCCACCCGCCCCGGCGGCAACGTCGGCTTCGTCGGCGTCCCGCATGAGGTGGCGATCGACGGCCAGGAACTGTTCTTCTCCCAGGTCGGCCTGCGCGGTGGTCCCGCGCCCGTGCGCCGTTTCCTGCCCGACCTGATCGACCGCGTCCTGACCGGCCGCATCAACCCGGGCAAGGTCTTCGACCTCACCCTGCCCCTGGACCAGGTCGCCGAAGGCTACAAGGCCATGGACGAACGCCGCGCCATCAAGACCCTGCTCAAGCCCTGA
- a CDS encoding SDR family NAD(P)-dependent oxidoreductase, giving the protein MTTFALIGAGPGLGLATARRFGAAGHSVALIARDAEKLDGLTAALVRDDVQARGYTADVLDNESLTAALHTAAAELGTVEILQYSPVPRADFMKPVLDTSADDLDAPFAFSVKGPVTAVNAVLPGMRELGRGTVLFVNGSSAVRPNANVAGTSIAFAAESAYARMLHDTLAEENIYAAQLIIPGAIRPDAEHSSPHVLAERLYDIHAKRDGFRHYAEPLPD; this is encoded by the coding sequence ATGACGACCTTCGCCCTCATCGGTGCCGGACCCGGTCTCGGGCTTGCCACCGCCCGCCGCTTCGGAGCCGCCGGCCACTCCGTCGCCCTCATCGCCCGCGACGCGGAGAAGCTGGACGGTCTGACGGCAGCCCTCGTCCGTGACGATGTCCAGGCGCGCGGCTACACGGCCGACGTCCTCGACAACGAGTCCCTGACCGCGGCCCTGCACACAGCCGCGGCCGAGCTGGGCACCGTCGAGATCCTCCAGTACAGCCCCGTGCCCCGCGCCGACTTCATGAAGCCGGTCCTCGACACCAGCGCCGACGACCTGGACGCGCCGTTCGCCTTCTCCGTCAAGGGGCCGGTCACCGCGGTGAACGCCGTCCTGCCCGGCATGCGCGAACTCGGCCGCGGCACCGTCCTGTTCGTCAACGGCTCCAGCGCCGTACGCCCCAACGCGAACGTCGCCGGCACCTCGATCGCCTTCGCCGCCGAGAGCGCCTACGCCCGCATGCTGCACGACACACTCGCGGAGGAGAACATCTACGCCGCCCAGTTGATCATCCCGGGCGCCATCCGGCCCGACGCCGAGCACAGCAGCCCCCACGTGCTGGCCGAGCGCCTGTACGACATCCATGCCAAGCGGGACGGCTTCCGCCACTACGCCGAGCCCCTGCCCGACTGA
- a CDS encoding cyclophilin-like fold protein, protein MNSATLRALARAAMATAVLSAAAACGDTSPASPPKTSSASSARQQTPTAEARTTPSDRNTAMDIRVTLDGRPVDAALNDSPAASDFAGLLPLELDLEDFHQTERIADLPRKLTTSGAPEPRAPKAGDLTYYAPWGNLALFYRDGDSANADLLILGHIDADADRLAAADRITIEAAP, encoded by the coding sequence ATGAACTCGGCCACCCTCCGTGCCCTCGCCCGCGCCGCCATGGCCACCGCTGTCCTGTCGGCCGCGGCGGCCTGCGGCGACACCTCGCCGGCCTCCCCGCCCAAGACATCCTCCGCATCCTCCGCCCGGCAGCAGACACCGACGGCCGAGGCACGCACCACACCGTCCGACAGGAACACCGCCATGGACATCCGGGTCACCCTCGACGGCCGCCCCGTCGACGCCGCCTTGAACGACAGTCCGGCTGCCAGTGACTTCGCCGGCCTCCTCCCCCTCGAACTGGATCTGGAGGACTTTCACCAGACGGAGCGGATCGCCGACCTGCCGCGCAAGCTGACCACCTCGGGTGCTCCCGAGCCGCGCGCGCCGAAGGCCGGCGACCTGACCTACTACGCGCCCTGGGGCAACCTGGCACTCTTCTACCGCGACGGCGACTCCGCCAACGCCGACCTGCTCATCCTCGGCCACATCGACGCCGACGCCGACCGGCTTGCCGCAGCCGACCGGATCACCATCGAAGCCGCGCCCTGA
- a CDS encoding MFS transporter: MPSASGTAPGKLPFVVWVLAAGTFLMGTTEFVVAGLLPELAGDLGVSVSRAGLLITAFAIGMIVGAPTMAMATLRLPQRRTLILALSVFCAGHLIAALSTSFTIVLAARVVTALATGAFWSVGFVVATTAAGPRNATRATGVMIGGLTLANVVGVPIGSFAGQFTGWRGPFWALAMLAGLAAVSIGRFIPAQEQRVEVSLRAEVRVLRQGRLWLALGAAMLIMGGVLATYTYVTPLLTDRAGISAGAVPLVLIAFGVGALGGTTIGGRLGDRHPMATTVTAAAATALVLFLMIPLSANPVTATLLVFLMGLTGFTVNPVVTALAMRFAGDAPTLTSALTTSAFNVGVAAGSAIAGAALDSSLGLTGPPLVGTVIAALTLLPLIALTVHGSSGKGRVVARSSAPTQTQRDEPARVPSQH, from the coding sequence ATGCCTTCCGCGTCCGGGACCGCTCCCGGCAAGCTTCCGTTCGTCGTCTGGGTGCTCGCCGCCGGTACGTTCCTGATGGGGACCACCGAGTTCGTCGTCGCCGGGCTGCTGCCGGAGCTGGCCGGTGACCTCGGTGTCAGCGTCTCCCGCGCCGGCCTGCTGATCACCGCGTTCGCCATCGGCATGATCGTCGGCGCGCCGACCATGGCCATGGCGACCCTGCGCCTGCCACAGCGCCGTACGCTGATCCTGGCCCTGTCCGTGTTCTGCGCCGGACACCTGATCGCCGCCTTGAGCACGTCCTTCACGATCGTCCTCGCCGCCCGTGTCGTCACGGCCCTGGCCACCGGAGCGTTCTGGTCCGTCGGCTTCGTCGTCGCCACCACCGCCGCAGGCCCGCGCAACGCCACCCGTGCCACGGGCGTCATGATCGGCGGGCTGACCCTCGCCAACGTCGTCGGCGTGCCGATCGGCTCCTTCGCCGGCCAGTTCACCGGCTGGCGCGGCCCCTTCTGGGCCCTGGCCATGCTGGCCGGGCTGGCCGCCGTGTCCATCGGCCGCTTCATCCCGGCGCAGGAGCAGCGCGTCGAGGTGTCCCTCCGTGCCGAGGTCCGGGTGCTGCGGCAGGGCCGGCTGTGGCTGGCGCTCGGCGCCGCGATGCTGATCATGGGCGGTGTGCTGGCGACGTACACCTATGTCACCCCGCTGCTGACCGACCGCGCCGGCATCTCCGCGGGCGCCGTCCCGCTTGTCCTGATCGCTTTCGGCGTCGGCGCGCTGGGCGGCACCACCATCGGAGGCCGCCTGGGCGACCGCCACCCGATGGCCACCACCGTCACCGCCGCCGCGGCCACCGCGCTGGTTCTGTTCCTGATGATCCCGCTGTCCGCCAACCCGGTGACGGCCACCCTTCTGGTCTTCCTGATGGGCCTGACCGGCTTCACGGTCAATCCGGTGGTCACTGCCCTCGCCATGCGCTTCGCGGGCGACGCTCCCACCCTCACCTCGGCGCTGACCACCTCCGCCTTCAACGTCGGCGTCGCCGCCGGATCGGCGATCGCCGGTGCGGCCCTGGACTCCTCCCTCGGCCTGACCGGCCCGCCCCTGGTCGGCACCGTCATCGCCGCCCTCACGCTGCTGCCCTTGATCGCCCTCACCGTCCACGGCTCGTCCGGCAAGGGCCGGGTCGTGGCCCGGAGCAGCGCGCCCACGCAGACGCAACGCGACGAACCCGCACGGGTGCCGTCGCAGCACTGA
- the moaA gene encoding GTP 3',8-cyclase MoaA codes for MLIDTFGRRATDLRVSLTDRCNLRCTYCMPEEGLRWLAKPDLLDDDEIVRLIDIAVTSLGIEEVRFTGGEPLLRPGLVGIVERVATLAPRPQMSLTTNGIGLGRTAAALRAAGLDRVNVSLDTLRPDVFKTLTRRDRHKDVLAGLEAAREAGLTPVKVNAVLMPGSNEDEAPALLAWAVEHDYELRFIEQMPLDAQHGWKRDGMVTAGDILTSLRTRFDLTPEGGDERGSAPAERWLVDGGPHRVGVVASVTRPFCAACDRTRLTADGQVRSCLFAREETDLRAALRSDAPDEEIARIWREAMWGKKAGAGLDDPSFVQPDRPMSAIGG; via the coding sequence ATGCTGATCGACACCTTCGGCCGACGGGCCACCGACCTGCGCGTCTCCTTGACCGACCGGTGCAACCTGCGGTGCACGTACTGCATGCCCGAGGAGGGCCTGCGGTGGCTGGCCAAGCCGGACCTGCTCGACGACGACGAGATCGTCCGCCTGATCGACATCGCGGTCACCTCCCTCGGTATCGAGGAGGTCCGCTTCACGGGCGGCGAGCCGCTCCTGCGCCCGGGCCTGGTCGGCATCGTGGAGCGGGTCGCGACCCTGGCCCCGCGTCCCCAGATGTCCCTGACGACGAACGGCATCGGTCTGGGCCGCACGGCGGCCGCCCTGAGGGCGGCGGGCCTGGACCGGGTCAACGTCTCCCTGGACACCCTGCGCCCCGACGTCTTCAAGACCCTCACCCGCCGCGACCGCCACAAGGACGTCCTCGCGGGCCTGGAAGCGGCCCGGGAGGCGGGCCTGACACCGGTGAAGGTCAACGCGGTCCTGATGCCCGGATCCAACGAGGACGAAGCCCCCGCCCTCCTGGCCTGGGCGGTCGAGCACGACTACGAACTGCGGTTCATCGAACAGATGCCCCTGGACGCCCAGCACGGCTGGAAACGCGACGGCATGGTCACCGCGGGCGACATCCTCACCTCCCTGCGCACCCGCTTCGATCTCACCCCCGAGGGCGGCGACGAACGCGGCTCGGCCCCCGCCGAGCGCTGGCTGGTGGACGGCGGCCCGCATCGCGTCGGCGTCGTCGCCTCCGTCACCCGCCCCTTCTGCGCCGCCTGCGACCGCACCCGCCTCACCGCCGACGGCCAGGTCCGCTCCTGCCTCTTCGCCCGCGAGGAGACCGACCTCCGCGCCGCCCTGCGCTCCGACGCTCCGGACGAGGAGATCGCCCGCATCTGGCGCGAGGCCATGTGGGGCAAGAAGGCGGGCGCGGGCCTGGACGACCCGTCCTTCGTCCAGCCGGACAGGCCCATGTCGGCCATCGGCGGCTGA
- a CDS encoding XdhC family protein: protein MLNIADTLRRWCREERPFALATVVDVTGSAPLPVGTSVAVDEDGNAVGSISGGCVEGAVYELCQQVLQEQDAPRRARFGYSDDDAFAVGLTCGGVLDVLIQRIDPASRPHLGAALTEAVEGRPAAVAQVVDGSFIGATLSVHGDSWTGDGVLGDEPVGRIVGDRAAAQLRSGRSGLVSLGGDADTCPERLTVLVHVAATRPRMLIFGAIDFAAALAQAGRFLGYHVTVCDARPVFATQARFPHADEVVVDWPHRYLAQTAVDARTAICVLTHDAKFDIPLLHVALDLPVGYIGAMGSRRTHDERLLRLREVGVTPEQLARLRSPIGLDLGARTPEETAISITAEIIAHAGRASGLPLGLGHGPIHRVSGAVPKTAPHREGTLTGTC from the coding sequence ATGCTGAACATCGCGGACACACTGCGCCGTTGGTGCCGCGAGGAACGCCCCTTCGCCCTGGCCACCGTCGTCGACGTCACCGGCAGCGCACCCCTGCCCGTCGGTACGTCGGTCGCGGTCGACGAGGACGGCAACGCCGTCGGCAGCATCTCCGGCGGCTGCGTCGAGGGTGCGGTCTACGAACTGTGCCAACAGGTGCTCCAGGAGCAAGACGCTCCACGGCGTGCCCGGTTCGGCTATTCCGACGACGACGCCTTCGCCGTGGGCCTGACCTGCGGCGGCGTGCTCGACGTGCTCATCCAGCGCATCGACCCGGCCTCCCGGCCGCATCTCGGCGCGGCGCTCACCGAGGCGGTCGAGGGCCGGCCCGCAGCCGTCGCCCAGGTCGTGGACGGCTCCTTCATCGGCGCCACGTTGAGCGTCCACGGCGACAGCTGGACCGGCGACGGCGTGCTCGGCGACGAGCCGGTCGGCCGGATCGTGGGAGACCGGGCCGCCGCCCAACTCCGCAGCGGACGCAGCGGACTCGTCTCTCTCGGCGGAGACGCCGACACCTGCCCCGAACGGCTCACCGTCCTGGTCCACGTGGCCGCCACCCGCCCCCGCATGCTGATCTTCGGCGCCATCGACTTCGCCGCCGCCCTCGCCCAAGCGGGCCGGTTCCTGGGTTATCACGTCACCGTGTGCGACGCCCGCCCCGTCTTCGCCACCCAGGCGCGCTTCCCGCACGCCGACGAGGTGGTCGTCGACTGGCCCCACCGCTACCTGGCGCAGACGGCCGTGGACGCGCGTACCGCCATCTGTGTGCTCACCCATGACGCCAAGTTCGACATCCCCCTCCTGCACGTGGCACTCGACCTGCCCGTCGGCTACATCGGCGCGATGGGCTCCCGGCGCACCCACGACGAGCGCCTCCTCCGTCTGCGCGAAGTCGGCGTCACACCGGAGCAGTTGGCCCGGCTGCGGTCCCCGATCGGCCTCGACCTCGGTGCCCGCACCCCCGAGGAGACGGCCATCTCCATCACCGCCGAGATCATCGCTCACGCCGGCCGCGCGAGTGGCTTGCCTCTGGGCCTGGGCCACGGTCCGATCCACCGCGTTTCCGGGGCGGTGCCGAAGACAGCGCCGCACCGGGAAGGAACGCTCACGGGAACATGCTGA
- a CDS encoding xanthine dehydrogenase family protein molybdopterin-binding subunit — MSPQPQAAVGAPLSRVDGRLKVTGKAEYAAEHDIDGVVHAVIVDASIGRGRIGSIDTRAAGKHAGVLRVIHHGNAPKLPYRDNAGSNNPAGRRLRVFQDDRVLFHGQPVAVVVATTLEAARHGASLVKVRYDAEKPSTDITKAEPGEPTPYARGDAEAGLRSSAVRLDLKYELARNHHNPMEPHATVARWDGNKLTVWDKTQWVMGTHDEIAAVFDLPADAVRVINPFVGGGFGSGLRCWPHTIVAALAARVTRRPVKLVLSRKQMYFGTGFRPAYQYRLRLGSDRRGRLNAAIHDIDHETSSFETFSEAVLGAGRMMYSMPNVRQAYRQVPLDVNTPIWMRGPGFAPASFVIESAMDELATELGIDPIELRRRNEPAEDESTDEPFSTRRLSECYTVGAREFGWDRRNPEPRSTREGNLLIGLGMAAGAYDCGRYPGQARARLDADGTAVVEAATTDMGPGTYTSQTQVAADALGLTMRTVTFRLGDSEYPFTSPHGGSSTMASVGSAVVDACNKVRRQAIELAVEDRESPLYGVSADDVVVRGGRLHDRNNTARGETYKSLLARHDRSHLEANGSYDGPGSDRSAYFAYSATFAEVSVDADLGLVRVRKMLGVYDAGRIISPKLADSQALGGMVGGIGQALLEHTVTDHRDGRTVNANLADYLVPVNADVPDLKAIYLDGEDNAGNLLGVKGLGEVVQVGVAAAIGNAVYNATGRRIRQLPITAEALL; from the coding sequence ATGAGCCCCCAGCCGCAGGCAGCCGTAGGTGCGCCGCTGTCCCGGGTGGACGGTCGGCTGAAGGTCACCGGCAAGGCGGAGTACGCCGCCGAGCACGACATCGACGGAGTCGTGCACGCTGTCATCGTCGACGCGAGCATCGGCCGCGGCCGGATCGGATCCATCGACACGCGCGCCGCCGGTAAACACGCCGGTGTGCTGCGGGTGATCCACCACGGCAACGCGCCGAAGCTCCCGTACCGCGACAACGCCGGCTCCAACAACCCGGCCGGGCGCAGGCTTCGGGTCTTCCAGGACGACCGGGTCCTCTTCCACGGCCAGCCGGTCGCCGTCGTCGTGGCCACCACCCTGGAAGCCGCGCGGCACGGGGCGAGCCTGGTCAAGGTCCGCTACGACGCAGAAAAGCCGTCGACCGACATCACCAAGGCCGAACCCGGCGAGCCGACGCCCTATGCGCGCGGGGACGCGGAAGCGGGGCTGCGCTCCTCGGCCGTACGGCTGGACCTGAAGTACGAACTGGCGCGCAACCACCACAACCCGATGGAGCCGCACGCCACCGTCGCCCGTTGGGACGGCAACAAGCTCACGGTCTGGGACAAGACCCAGTGGGTGATGGGCACGCACGACGAGATCGCGGCGGTCTTCGACCTCCCGGCGGACGCGGTGCGGGTCATCAACCCGTTCGTCGGCGGTGGCTTCGGCAGCGGGCTGCGCTGCTGGCCGCACACGATCGTCGCCGCGCTGGCCGCCCGCGTGACCCGGCGCCCGGTGAAACTGGTGCTGTCGCGCAAGCAGATGTACTTCGGCACCGGATTCCGGCCGGCCTACCAGTACCGGCTGCGCCTCGGCAGCGACCGGCGCGGCCGGCTGAACGCCGCCATCCACGACATCGACCACGAGACCTCGTCGTTCGAGACGTTCTCCGAGGCCGTCCTGGGCGCGGGCCGGATGATGTACAGCATGCCCAACGTCCGCCAGGCGTACCGGCAGGTGCCGCTGGACGTGAACACGCCGATCTGGATGCGCGGGCCCGGCTTCGCCCCCGCGTCGTTCGTGATCGAGTCGGCCATGGACGAGCTCGCCACCGAGCTCGGCATCGATCCGATCGAGTTGCGCCGGCGCAACGAACCGGCCGAGGACGAGTCGACCGACGAGCCGTTCTCCACCCGCCGGCTGAGCGAGTGCTATACGGTCGGCGCCCGCGAGTTCGGCTGGGACCGCCGCAACCCCGAGCCGCGCTCCACCCGGGAGGGGAACCTGCTGATCGGCCTGGGCATGGCCGCCGGGGCCTACGACTGCGGGCGGTATCCGGGACAGGCCAGGGCGCGGCTGGATGCCGACGGCACGGCGGTCGTGGAGGCGGCCACCACCGACATGGGGCCGGGTACGTACACCTCCCAGACCCAGGTCGCGGCCGACGCCCTGGGGCTGACGATGCGCACGGTCACGTTCCGGCTGGGGGACTCGGAGTATCCGTTCACCTCGCCGCACGGCGGTTCGTCGACCATGGCCAGTGTCGGCTCGGCCGTGGTCGACGCCTGCAACAAGGTGCGCCGGCAGGCGATCGAGCTGGCCGTGGAGGACCGGGAGTCGCCGCTGTACGGGGTGAGCGCGGACGACGTCGTCGTACGGGGCGGCCGGCTGCACGACCGGAACAACACGGCGCGCGGGGAGACGTACAAGAGCCTGCTGGCCCGCCACGACCGCTCCCACCTGGAGGCGAACGGCTCCTACGACGGGCCGGGCAGCGACCGGTCCGCCTACTTCGCCTACAGCGCGACCTTCGCCGAGGTCTCGGTCGACGCGGACCTGGGGCTGGTGCGAGTGCGCAAGATGCTCGGCGTGTACGACGCGGGCCGGATCATCAGCCCCAAGCTCGCCGACAGCCAGGCACTCGGCGGCATGGTAGGCGGCATCGGCCAGGCACTGTTGGAGCACACGGTCACCGACCACCGCGACGGCCGGACCGTCAACGCCAACCTCGCCGACTACCTCGTCCCCGTCAACGCCGACGTCCCCGACCTGAAGGCGATCTACCTCGACGGCGAGGACAACGCCGGCAACCTGCTGGGCGTCAAGGGACTCGGCGAGGTCGTCCAGGTCGGTGTGGCGGCGGCGATCGGCAACGCGGTTTACAACGCCACCGGCCGCCGGATCCGCCAACTGCCCATCACAGCCGAGGCGTTGCTCTGA